Within the Candidatus Nealsonbacteria bacterium CG07_land_8_20_14_0_80_39_13 genome, the region AAAATTATGGTTTTTGAATTATTATTTGCGGGGTTTGGCGGGGGATTGATGAGGGGATTGGTCGGTTTTCTTAAACACCAATTCGCTTACAAAACCGTTGATTTTAAGTGGCCTTATTTCTTAGGGGTAAGCGTTATGTCAGGGCTTATCGGAATGTTTTCAACTCTGGCTATGACAGGAGTCGGATTTTCATTGGAAGGGGTTTTTACCCCGGCTTTGGCTTTTATCATCGGTTATGCCGGAGGCGATTTCATTGAAAACATTTACAAAATCATCATCCAAAAATCCTCCCTCTACACAAAAAAATAACGTATAATTGAATTTATGTCGTTGAAAAGGGAATTACTTATCATTATCTGTTTTGTTTTTTTGTCTTTGACTCTGATTGTGTCGGTTTCTTTCGCTTTGTTTGAGATGGAGACAAAGAAGCCTTTTAATCTTCAGGGGAAAGAAGAGGTTTTTGTTGTTGAGAAAGGGGAGGGGGCTAAACAAATAGCCAAAAATCTTGGGGAAAAGGGGGTTATCAGAAATGACATTCTTTTTATTCTTTACGTTCTGAAAAGCGGTGAGGCCGGGAAAATTAAGGCCGGAAAATATTCTCTCTCCTCGGCTATGACTATTTCTCAAATAGCGGAGAAATTAGTTAAAGGCGAAGTGATGAAAGAAAAAATTATCATTCTTGAAGGATGGAGTTTGCGGGATATTGAGAGAGAGCTGATTTCCAAATTCCTCGTCCAGAGGACGACCAGCCTCTGGCTGGAAATTTCAGCAGAGAATGTGAAGTCATATAAGGAAGATTATGAATTTTTGAAGGATGCGCCGGACAGCGCTACCCTTGAGGGCTATATTTTCCCGGACACTTATGAGGTTGACGAAGGAGAAACCACAAAAAGTATAACCAGAAAAGCTTTGGATAATTTTGATAAGAAGTTGACGGAAGACTTAAGAAAAGAAATAAAGAAACAAAATAAAAGCATATTTGAAATCGTGACAATGGCTTCTTTGTTGGAAAAAGAGGTCAGGACATCAGAGGATAAAAAAATTGTTTCCGGAATTTTTTGGAAAAGAATAAGCATCGGCCAGCCGTTGCAAAGCTGCGCCACTGTCGCTTACGCCATCGGGGTTGATAAATGGAGGTATTCATATGAAGACACAAGAACTAAATCTCCTTATAATACTTACTTGAATCAGGGATTGCCCATTGGTCCTATTTCTAATCCCGGGCTTGAGAGCATTAAGGCGGCGATTGAGCCGGAAAAAAGCGATTATTGGTATTATCTTTCAGATACTGAAGGAAAAACAATATTCAGTAAGACATTTGAGGAACATAATATAGCCAAGGCAAAATACCTTAAATAAAATTATGAAAAAAAAGCCAAAGGTGGCGATGGTTATTTCTTTTAGGGATTTCAGGGATGAGGAGCTTTTTGTTCCGATGGAAATTTTGAATAAGGCGGGGATAGAAACAAAAGTCATTTCCAATAAAAAAGGCTTGGCGATCGGGGCTGATGGGGGAGAGATTGAGGTTAATATTTTAGCTTCAGAATTAAAAGTGGAGGAGTTTGACGCTATAATTTTTATCGGTGGCCCGGGCTGTTTGAAAAATCTGGACAACGAAATTTCTTATGAAATTATCCGCCAAACGATTCATCAAGGGAAGATTTTGGCCGGAATATGCATCAGTCCTGTTATTTTGGCTAAAGCCGGGGCGCTGAAAGGGAAGAGGGCAACGGTTTGGTCTAATTCAATGGACAAGTCAACTATAAAAATCCTAAAGGAAAATAGGGCTATTTACCAAAAAGAGCCGGTTGTGGTTGACGGAAATATCATCACATCCTCCGGCCCCTCCTCCGCCAAGGATTTTGCCGGAACTCTTGACAGGATTTTAAAAAAGAATATACTTGAGACAGGATCCGCAGACAGCAGGTAATTAAATCCTGCCGAGGAAACAAGTCGTCTTTTTGTTTACCCTTTGTCTGCAATAGCAGATTTTTTTATTCACTAAAATCAAAGATATGCCATTAACTAAAAAACGAAAACAAAATATCGTAGAAAGCTTAAAGAGCAAGTTTGAAAAGCAAAAATCTATAATTTTTCTTGACTACTGTGGCTTGAAGGTAAAAGACACTCTCAATTTGAGGAAGAAAATGAAGGAACAGGGATGCGAGTTAAAAATAGCCAAAAAAACATTGCTCGGATTGATTCTTGACGGCTCGGGACAGGGAATGAAAGAGAAAGTGAAGAAATTGCCCGGGCAAATAGCTATCGGATTCGGATATGAAGATGAAGTAATGCCCTTTAAGATTTCAGGAGATTTTTCAAAAACAAATACTAACGTTAAGGTTTTGGGAGGAATATTGAGTACGAAGAAAGATGAATTTTTATCTTCAGAGCAGGCGATAGTCTTATCGCAATTGCCGAGCAAGAAAGAACTTTTGGCGAAATTGGTAGGAAGCATGAAGTCCCCGATATCAGGCTTCGTCAATGTTTTAGGGGGGAATCTTAAAGGTCTGTTGCGTGTTTTAAGCCAAATCAAATCATAATAAATTAACCAAAAAAAATATGACAGAAGAAATTAAAAAAGAGGAAGAAGCAGTAGAGGTACCGGAGAAATTTAAAAAATTAGTCGGAGAAATAGAGCAGATGTCCGTTTTGGACTTAGCTGAATTAGTAAAGGTATTGGAGAAGAAATTCGGCGTTTCCAGCGCTACTCCAATGGTTATGGTCGCTGCCGGAGGAGTCGCAGGAGGAGCTCCTGCCACAGAAGAGAAATCTTCTTTCAATGTTGAACTCAAAGCAGCAGGCGACAAGAAAATTGAAGTAATTAAAGCAGTTAGAGATCTTACGGGAAAGGGATTGAAAGAGGCTAAAGATTTAGTTGACGCCGTCGTCGCCGCTCCTCAAATGATTAAGGAGAATGTTAAGAAAGAGGAAGCGGAAGAAATGAAGAAGAAATTCACTGAAGCCGGCGCCACCGTAGAACTGAAATAAGCGAAAAACAAAATCCCGCAGAAATGCGGGATTTGCTTTATTTATAATCCTCTTTTTCCAAACGACAAAAGTTTTTGTCATCTCGAAAAAAAGTGTCTTGAATTTTAGTTTTCTAAATTAGTTTTCTAAAATTCAAGACTTTTTATAAAGGGTCATGCGATATTAGTCGCATAACTCTATTTATATAAAGTCTTCGCCCAGAATAAAGACTTTTTTACCATTGCTTTTTTTGGTTCTTAATGTGCTTTTTAGTTTCTCGAAGTCTTCGTGCTCGGCTTTTTCAGCCAGCTTTCTTGCGCACCTTGGCAGCCAGCAATGTTTGAACAGACATCCTTTGCATCCCCCCTTAATTTTTTCCGAACAATCATTGGGGAAAAAATCTTTGTCCGCTCCCATTGCCACGACGTTAAGGATGTCGTCTTCACTAAGTAACGATCTGTCCTTACTTGTTTCCATCGTCCCGTTCACGATCCCGATTATCTCATCACCTGCGGATATCGCGTACCAGACGTCCGATTGCAAGTCTTCCGGTTCGGTCAATTCTTTGTAAGAGAGAGTTTTCTCGGTTCTTCTTGCTCTGGCCTCTTTTTTCCTCAGTATTGCTAAGGTATCTTTATTTTCTACCGTTATCCGATTGTTTTCTAAGCGGTAAAAAATTTGAATGCCTGTATTTCTTCCCATTGTTGTCACGTCATTAATGACGACTGCACCGGTTCTATACCAGTTTCTATAGTATGCGGGAAACGAGGGAATGTCTGCGCCTATCTCAGTGGCTTTTTTCTTCATGGCACTTGTGATCCTGAACAGCGCCATTGTCTGTGGTTCTCCGCAGAGTCCTTTTACCTGTTCAGATTTGTCAGGCATCATTTCCCCACAACGATAGAATCCTGTCTGTTTCTCCATCCACAAATCCAGAACCTTGAAGGTTAAATGCTCTATTTCCTTCTTTTTTCCGATTAGGATAGCATCGCCTATAAGACCGCCAAGACTTAAGTATGGGGCGTCACCTAGAGAGGTTTCATCTATATGTTTTTCTAAAGGGAGAACCCTTTCGTCCGAACAGTTTTCTAATCTTCCGGTTTTCACTCTTTGTTCTACCCAGAAATTTAGCATTTTCCCTGCTTGTTTTTTGCACTCACTTCTGATTTTCCTAAAGCTGTTTTTGTCTTCGGACTTATAATAAAGCCTTTCTGCCTCATAATGGATGTCGAAGAGGAACTCTGCTTCTTTCAACGCTTCCCTTTTATCGTCAGCCACCGCATATGTCAAGTTTATTATTTGGGGAAGATTCAATGTTTTGCTTTTTTTCCTAATAACTTTTTCGTTGACTATGCCGATCAATCTCTGAATAGCCGGGTTGTCATTTATTTTAAGCCGTCTGGCTAAGACTTCCGTAGCGCACATTTCTCTTCCATTATCGGCAAATTCATGCCCCACGAAACAACAGTGCCCTTCCAATTCTTTTGGCGCAGGTCCCACATCTATGAGAAAATTGCCTTTATTGGCTAGGGTAATAATGTCATTAACGTCGAGCTCTCCTTCTACGAGCCTTATTCTATTTTTTTCTATTTTTGAATTTCCGAATCTACTCTCCAGCACCCAACACATAGTCGAGTCCAGATTAAGCGGTTTACGTATTACGTAATGCCGTTCGTCCACAGTTCTTTCTTCCATTTGCGACCTCTCGTCACTTTGTCCTTTTGGATTCTTCTTATAAGAACCCTCACGTCCCTTTGGACGGGTACCTTTTAGGGGCACCTTTATTTTGTTCTCCATTTTTGTTTTTTATATATTTTTTATATTTTTGGCTTATCTCCCTTCAGATTCTTTCTCTCTTCAGGGTGCCAAGCTGGCCACTAATTTCTTAACGAACAATTTGGCTACCTGAAGAATTCATTTCTTCCCTTCTGCAATAAAAAACAAAAATGGCTTCTTCCCGCCGTCGGGCGGGACCCCCCGCCTATAGCGGGGTGGCTTTCTCTTTATGGATTTTTAAAGAACTACCAATGTTTACTGTTTAGAGTATAGTATATCTATATATATTTTGTCAAACATTTTTCGGAAAACGCTGATAGATGCTGATATTGCTGATTTCCGTTAATAAAAAAACAGATTAACCCGTTCCAGCCAGAGGCTGGTCCACCTATGGCGGAAACCCGTTAATCTCTTAATTTCAAAATATCAGAAAGTGATTTTGAAGACTTCTAAGCCATTAAGAATGTAAATGGTTTTGCCGTTTTCGGAAACGGAGAAGTCTAAAAGATTGTCAAAGCTGTCGCTTTGAAATTGCCTGATAACCTTTCCTGTTTTGTCCAGAATGATTATCCTTTTTTGAGATGGCTCTGAAATATACAAATAAGGGAGTTCGGTTGAAGTAAAAATCTTTGACAAATCTTTAATCGCCGGGAAAATATCTATTTTTAAAGTTTCCTTGAATTCGCCGGCGTAATATCTGTATATGGAATTATCTTTTGCCAGAACCCAGACATTGTCGTCAACCGCCATTGATTTGGCGTCAATATTTCTTGAAGCGTCGGAGGAAAGCCAAGAAACAGCCTCCACCCATTTGGATTTCCCGAGGAAAGGGTATTTTATTATTTTTCCGGATTTTTTATCCAGAAAGTAAAGATGAGAGGCGAAAGAAGAGACATTGCTCAAATTAGCTTCCGGATAGGGGGGGACCAAGGTGAGGGGATCCTCTATTCCCCCTACATTTAGTCCTGTTATCTGATTTGGCCCCGAGAATAAAATCACAAAATCAGTCAGATTTGCGGCTGAATCAAATTTTTGCTCTGTTTCCTCTTTATTTCCCTGCCCCTTTTCATCCAATCTGAATAATCCTTGAGCATAATGGCTGAAGAAATAATTGTCTTTCCCAAAAGAGATGATCCTTTGCGGAACAAAATTTTCCGATTTAAATTGGAAAAATATTTCAGGATTTTTTATTTCCTCCAGATTATTCAGTTCGTTCAATTCTTGAGATATTTTATTTTCCAAGGAAAGAATTTGTCCCCTTAATTCTTTGGGCACAAAAACCGACTCCTTAATCAAAACAGATATTTCATTCCAGCTTTCTTCAAGGAGAACGTCAGCGTCTTTTCTTGCTTGAGGGTTTGTTTCTTTCAATAGCAGAAAGCTTTCCGCTTGTTCAACTTTTTGCTCAATTTTTTCAAAATCTTCCCGATAGTTTTCCACTTTTTTGTTTTCTTGCCAGCTAAAAATCAGAAAACCGATAAATAGGCAGATAAAAAAGGAAAATATCAGGAACAGATTACTTTGAATTCTCCTTGACTCGTCCATATCTTTTATCCTCATTTTAAGCTTGAGAACCGGAAAGGAAAAATTATCTAAAGCCGGCAAATTGATATAGAATCTTTTTTTCTGCGCATCCTTTTTTGTTTTTTTTATCTTTGGCGCAGACGATTTCTTTGTTGTCTTTTTGAATTGGGACTTGAGGAAGTTGAAAACAGGAAGAATAATTTTTTTCATTAAAAGATTCTTCGCCTTTTTAGCCGGCGCAGTGAATGGAATAAAAACCGCTTCCCTGAAAGAAAATTCTTTTTTCTCGGCTCGGGAGGAGATTCTCTCTTTTTTCTGCGGAGC harbors:
- a CDS encoding endolytic transglycosylase MltG, which encodes MSLKRELLIIICFVFLSLTLIVSVSFALFEMETKKPFNLQGKEEVFVVEKGEGAKQIAKNLGEKGVIRNDILFILYVLKSGEAGKIKAGKYSLSSAMTISQIAEKLVKGEVMKEKIIILEGWSLRDIERELISKFLVQRTTSLWLEISAENVKSYKEDYEFLKDAPDSATLEGYIFPDTYEVDEGETTKSITRKALDNFDKKLTEDLRKEIKKQNKSIFEIVTMASLLEKEVRTSEDKKIVSGIFWKRISIGQPLQSCATVAYAIGVDKWRYSYEDTRTKSPYNTYLNQGLPIGPISNPGLESIKAAIEPEKSDYWYYLSDTEGKTIFSKTFEEHNIAKAKYLK
- the rplJ gene encoding 50S ribosomal protein L10 gives rise to the protein MPLTKKRKQNIVESLKSKFEKQKSIIFLDYCGLKVKDTLNLRKKMKEQGCELKIAKKTLLGLILDGSGQGMKEKVKKLPGQIAIGFGYEDEVMPFKISGDFSKTNTNVKVLGGILSTKKDEFLSSEQAIVLSQLPSKKELLAKLVGSMKSPISGFVNVLGGNLKGLLRVLSQIKS
- a CDS encoding 50S ribosomal protein L7/L12 encodes the protein MTEEIKKEEEAVEVPEKFKKLVGEIEQMSVLDLAELVKVLEKKFGVSSATPMVMVAAGGVAGGAPATEEKSSFNVELKAAGDKKIEVIKAVRDLTGKGLKEAKDLVDAVVAAPQMIKENVKKEEAEEMKKKFTEAGATVELK